CCCTAGGCAAGGACTAGGACTCTCCAAGGAACTTGGTGTCGCCAAGTTCGACGAGACAGTTGAAGTCCACTTTCGTTTGGGTATCGATACTCGTCAGGCAGACCAGCAGGTTAGAGGAAGCGTCTCCCTGCCTCATGGGACGGGTAAGAGCGTGAGGGTCCTGGTCTTCGCCGAAGGAGATAAGGCCCGTGAAGCTGAGGCCGCCGGCGCCGAATTCGTGGGCGGAGATGAGCTGATCGAGAAGATACAAGGTGGGTTTCTCGGCTTTGATGCAGCGGTTGCAACACCCGATATGATGGCCAAGGTCGGTCGCCTGGGTAAGATTCTTGGCACCCGGGGTCTGATGCCCAACCCGAAACTGGGCACCGTCACCATGGACGTTGAGCGCGTCGTCGGCGAGCTCAAGGCTGGGCGCGTTGAGTACCGCGCTGACAAGTTCGGTATCGTCCATGTCGGCATCGGCAAGGTCAGCTTCTCCACCGAAGCGCTGATCGAGAACTACTCCATTGTTCTTGACGAGATTCTGCGGGCCAAGCCGGCATCGAGCAAGGGT
This is a stretch of genomic DNA from Actinomycetota bacterium. It encodes these proteins:
- the rplA gene encoding 50S ribosomal protein L1; this translates as MQAASAAVDRDRLHSPRQGLGLSKELGVAKFDETVEVHFRLGIDTRQADQQVRGSVSLPHGTGKSVRVLVFAEGDKAREAEAAGAEFVGGDELIEKIQGGFLGFDAAVATPDMMAKVGRLGKILGTRGLMPNPKLGTVTMDVERVVGELKAGRVEYRADKFGIVHVGIGKVSFSTEALIENYSIVLDEILRAKPASSKGKYIKSITVASTMGPGIKIDPAKTRNLLDEDPDA